TGGAGGGAAGGCCGAAATCGTCCTTCTCGTCATAGCGCAGCAGGAAGCCGGAGCGAGTCAGGCGCTTCTGGAGCGTCTCGACGGTGCGGATGAAGCGCGGATCGTCGGCTGCGACGACCCCCAGCTCATGCAGCAGCAGGGTGCTGGCATCGGCGCCTGCGCCGTCGAACGAGGATCCGAACAAGCCCTCCTTCTCGTTCCACGTCCGCTCCAGGATGGCGGACCGGATTGTCTCGGCATGGTTGCGCCAATAACCCTCGCGGGCACGCAGATCGAGCTTGGCGGCGATCTGCGCAAGCTTGTCGCAGGCGGCAAAGCACATGGCGGCGGAATGCGTGTGGATCGACTGGCGGCCGCGATATTCCCAGACACCCGCATCAGGCTGGAAGGCGCTGGCGACCGCCGCCTCGCCCAGCGTTTCGAGCTCCTGGAACAGGGCCACATCACCCATCTTGGGCAGGCGGCTGTCGTAGAACATCTGGGATGCCGCGAGGATCACACTGCCGAACACGTCGTGCTGGATCTGCTGGGCTGCCTCATTGCCGATGCGGACTGGCCCATCGCCATTGAACCCCGGCAGCGCATCGGCGATCCATTCCCGGAGGTCCTGCTCCGGCACGATCCCGTAGACCGGCTTCAAGCGGCCGCCCATCTCGTTGGCGATGACGGCGCGGGTGTAATCGAGAAACCGCTCCATGGTGAGCGTCGCGCCGAGCTTGTTGAGCGCATGGACCGTGAAATAGGCATCGCGCAGCCAGCAGAACCGATAATCCCAGTTGCGGCCCGAGCCCGCTGCCTCCGGGATTGACGTCGTCAGCGCCGCGACGATCGCGCCGGTCTCTTCGCTGGAGCACAGTTTCAGCGTGATGGCGGCGCGGATTACCGCCTCCTGCCACTCGAACGGCACGGACAGATAGCGCACCCAGTCGAGCCAGTACTGCCGGGTCGACTTCAGGAAGATCGCGCTGGTGTCATCGATCGAGTTCGGGAAAGTCTCATCCGCATGGATGATCAACGTCACCGGCCTGGTCAGCGGAAATTTGGCTTCCGACGACAGATAGGCAACCGGAATATCGGACGTGACGCGCACGGCGCCAGCCTCGGAGACATAGCGGATGTGATTGCTGCCGGGGATCGCCTGTCCGTCGAAGCGGCCGTAATCCATGGTCGGGCGGATGATGACGCGGATATGCGGGCTGCCGGCGATCGGCTCGATCCTGCGGATCAGCATGGGGGGGCGAAACACGCGGTCATACTGCTTGAACCGGGGTGCGAAATCGGTGATCCGCACCGCGCTGCCGTTCTCAGCTGTCATCACGGTCCGCAGGATGGCCGTGTTGCGCTCATAGGATTGGGATGTGCTGACGACGCCATCCATGTCGACCCTGAGAACGCCGCGTTGCGGATCCTTGCCGCCGACCAGGGCGCTGAACAACGGATCGCCATCGATCCTGGGCCAACAGGCCCACAGGATGCTCGCGCGCTGGTCGATGAGGGCCGCCAGCGTGCAATTGCCGATAACAGCCATGGCAGGCAGCGGCGCCCCCTGGGTTTCATGGGTCGTCATATACCGGACTCCGTCGCAGCCGCGGTCTGACCATCCGAAGTGGCGGCAACGCCGGCCAGCGCGGAGAGCCAGCGCCGGACCTCGCTGGCGCTGCCAAACGACTCGTCGCCGGCATGAAAATGTTCGCCCCGCACCGTCAGGCCCCAGCCATCGGCAGCACGCGCAACGGCAAAGGCCTCCTCGTCAGCCAGATCGTCACCGATCATGATGGGGCGGCGACCCGCGAACGGCGCGTGTCGCATGATCTCGGCCAGCGCGGTTCCCTTCGAGGTCCCGTTCGGAATCAGTTCGAAGACGGCCCGTCCCTGTTTGACGTGAAAGCCGAACGATTGCTCGTTGAGCAGCCGTGCCAGCTTGATGCCGAGCTCACTCGCAAATTCAGGAGCCTGGCGGTAATGAATGGACAGGATCGGCCCCTTGTTCTCCAGCCGCACCCCCGTCATCGCACGCGTCAACGCGACCACGGCATCGAACAGGGCAGGCGGCAAACCGATGCCGATCTGCTCCGCATGACCTGTGGTCTCCTCCGCGCCGAACGGCGCTGAACGGAATTCCAGCCCGTGCAGGCCAGACCCTGGAAGCTGAGCCGGCGCGAGATGTCGGTTGACCTCGGAGATGCGGCGTCCTGTCACCACCGCGACGGCACCTCCAAGCAGGCCCTGCAGACGGATGATGTCCTGGGGAAGGCCCGGCTCGACCTTCACCTGTTCGGGCGATGGCGCGATATCGGCGAGGGTTCCGTCAAAATCGACAAACAAGGCATAGGCCGAGGGTGTCGCGAGGATGAGGGGCGCGATTGCCTCCGGGCGATCATGATCGGGGTCGTTATCCAGCATTCAACCGGCCTGACGTGAGATTTTGCGAGCCACTCCCGCAATCCGGCATGGGGCTCGGGACGGCAGTTCATTGCACTGCAACGCGCCGCTCCTGATGGGGTTCCGCCCTCGCCGGGCGACGGCACGATTTTCACCGGCCGGCCGGAACGGCTTCGCGGCGCCGACGTTGATGGCCGATGATTAGCCACCGGAGCCGACATGCCGAAGCAAGCAAGCCCCGCCCCCAGACGGGAAAAACCCTCGGCAAGCGGTCTCAGCCATGGCGGAAACGACCTGCCGTCTGTGGTGGTGGAGAGTTACAATCTGGAGCTCCGCGACCAGAATGGCTTCATCGGCGACAGGGCCAGCAGAAGCGCGTTCAATGCGAAGCTGGATGACTGGCGGTCGCGCTTGCGCAAGGTTGGCACCGATCCGCTGGGCGATGCGGCATCGGAAGACCTGTCGAAGAAGCAGCTCGACGCCCTCATGAAGGGAGACGACGCAACTGCCGCGGCCCTTGTGCACGGAGCGATCGAGGATTTCGCCCAGGAGCTTGCGAAGGTCATCCGGCGCTTCATCCGCACCAATGGCTGGAAGAATGTCGAGCGCATTGCGGCCGGGGGCGGTTTCAAGGAAAGCCAGATCGGCGAACTGGCCATCGCTCGCGCCGATGTCCTCTTGAAGGCTGAGGGCATGGCCATCGATGTCCAGCCGATCCATCATCATCCCGATGAAGCAGGCCTGATCGGTTCAGCGCACCTCCTGCCAGCCTGGATGCTTGCCGGGCACGATGCCCTGCTGGCGGTCGATATCGGCGGCAGCAACATCCGCGTCGGGGTCATTGAGCTGAACCTGAAGAAGCATCCGGACCTGTCGCGGGCAACCGTCTGGAAATCCGATCTGTGGCGCCATGCCGAAGACGATCCGTCGCGGACGGCCACGTTGAAGACCATGGTCGACATGCTGGAAACGCTGATCGCAAAAGCTGAAAAGGCAGGGCTGGCGCTCGCGCCCATCATCGGCATAGGTTGCCCCGGCATCATCAAGGCTGACGGCTCGATCGATCGTGGCGGTCAGAACCTGCCAGGCGGGAACTGGGAGAGCCAGAATTTCAATCTCCCGCAAGCGCTCAAGGCGGCGATCCCATCGATCGGTGGTCACGAGACCTGTACGGTGATGCACAACGATGCCGTGGTCCAAGGCCTGGCGGAGGTTCCATTCATGCAGGACGTCAAGCACTGGGCCGTGGTGACCATCGGAACTGGGCTTGGCAATGCGAGCTTCCGCAACCGCAGCGACTGAGCGCTTCGGCGCTCACGCTTCACTGCGGCGACGATCCACGCTTGCTCCGTGGCGTGTTTGTCTGTTCCTTAGCGCCTTCCCCCGAGCCCCATACATTTCATGCCCACCACACGACAAAGATTCCTCCTGACGAGCCTGCTGTCGCTGGTCGCCGGCTTCTCGTTCCTTGGCATCGTCGTCATTGCGAGCTTCGCGCTGGTCACCTACCAGCAGGACGCCCAGAGGGGCGTCGAGCAGGCGCTCGACATCGAAAGCGATCTCCACGGGCTGTTCTCGCTGCTGCAGGACGCCGAGACCGGGCAGCGGGGGTTCCTGCTGAGCGGCGATGAAACCTATCTCGCTCCCTATCTTGCGGCGATAACGGTCATCGACCGCGAGGTCGACGAGTTGGCCGCCAAGCTTCGGCGGAACGGGCGAGACCTCGGGGCGCTCACCCGCCTGCATGACGTCATGCGGGAAAAGCTCGCCGAGATGGCCAGCACCATTGCGAGGAAGCGGGCGGGCGACGAGGCGGGCGCACAGGCCATCGTTCGGTCGAGCGGCGGCCAGGCCCTCATGACCAGAGCCCGTGACATCACGCGGCAGATGCGCATCGAACAGGGCCTCGTGCTGGAACAGCGCCGCAGCGAACTGGCCGACGCTCGCTGGCGGCTGCGGGCCGTCATTCTGGCGGCCGCCATTCTGGTGGCTCTCGTGGCGCTGCTGACGATCTGGACCTCATGGCGCCAGACGGCCGACCTTCTGGCCTCCCGCGACGAGCTGAAGCTGGCCAATGCCAAACTGATTGACCAGGCGCTTCAGCGGGAGAAGCTCGAGGAAACGCTCCGGCAGTCCCAGAAAATGGATGCCATTGGCCAGTTGACCGGCGGCCTTGCCCACGACTTCAACAACATGCTGGCGATCATCACCGGCAGCCTGGGCATCGTGCAGCGGCGCCTGCGTCGCGGCGACACCGCGATCGAGAAGTTCATCGACAATGCCATGGAGGGAGCTGATCGCGCCGCAACGCTGACCCATCGCCTGCTCGCCTTCTCACGCCAGCAGCCGCTCGCGCCGAAGTCGATCGACGTCAACAAGTTCGTCGCCGGGATGGCTGATCTGCTGCATCGCACGCTTGGTGAGCAAATCCGCCTAGAAACGGTTCTGGCCGGAGGCTTGTGGCGCACCCACGCCGACTCGAGCCAGCTGGAAAACGCAATTCTCAATCTCGCGGTCAATGCCCGCGACGCCATGGGCGAAGGCGGGCGGCTGACCATTGAAACCCAGAACGCCTCACTGGACGACGACTATTCTGCAGCGCATTTCGAGGTGCCAGCCGGCCAATATGTGCTGATCGCGGTCAGCGATACCGGCTCGGGAATGCCCCCGGACGTCATCCGGCGTGCGTTCGACCCGTTCTTCACGACCAAGGGCCTGGGCAAGGGCACAGGACTGGGGTTGAGCCAGGTTTTCGGCTTCGTCAAGCAATCTGCCGGGCATGTGAAGATCTATTCCGAACTTGGGCAAGGCACGACCATGAAGGTCTACCTGCCCCGGTTCATGGGGCCGGAGATGATCACCGAAACCCCGACCGCCGGGCGCGCTCTGCCGGTAGCTGGCGCCAATGAAGTCGTGCTGGTGGTGGAAGATGAGGAGCGCGTCCGCCATCTCTCGGTCGAGAGCCTCCGGGAGCTCGGCTATACCGTATTGGAGGCCGATGGCGCATCCGCCGCTCTCCGGATCATCGATAGCCGACCCGACATCGCGCTGTTGTTCACCGATGTGGTCATGCCTGATGTCAACGGCCGCAAGCTTGCAGACGAGGCCTTGCGCCGTCGTCCAGGCCTGCGTGTGCTCTACACCACCGGCTATACCCGCAACGCAATCGTGCACAACGGCATGCTCGACCACGGGACCCACCTGGTCTCGAAACCGTTCACGATGGAGCAGCTGGCCAACAAGGTGAGGGAGGCCTTGGCAGGCTGATCAGCTGGGTCTCCCCGCTGGCAAGGCCGCCGCTCTTTCGGAAACCCGGATCACGGGTGAATCCCGGCTGCCGTTGGCGGGGCTGAGGGCGATCGCCCACGCGGGGGCCGCCCGAGCATCGCCCAAACGATTGGCTCATCGGACGACGCGTTCACGCCTCGTTGGTCGCGAGAAACGACAGGATCAGGTGGAGAATACAGCCGCCGAAGGCAATGAACAGGAGATCGGCCGGCAAGCCGGCGCTCTGTCCAAAGCCACTATAGATGGAGGCACCTGAAAGCGCCGCCGCGCCCGCGGAGAGTGTCGTCACGATCAAATCGCCCTTCCGATACGCAACTTGAACCGGCAATCCCTGCCTTGTCGCACAGCCGCTTGACAGCAGCGTGACCCATTCCGGTGCCGTCAGCGGACGACGCTCACGGCGGCATCCGCCACGCGCGCCAATGGCTGCGATGCCCAGCCCGCGGCGATCTTCTCGCCGAACAGGATATGACGCGCCTGCGCCCGATAGGAGTCGCGCGACAGATCGGACAATTGCTCCCAATCCAGAGGCGCCAACCGCTCCTGGAGAAACATCCGTTTGGCCAGCCGCTCAACCTTGGTCGGATCGAACATCATGGACGCCTCTTGCACCGGACTGCCACCGAGCAGCCATCACCCGTCAAAACGATGCAAGGGCCGATCGGTTCCCCCTTGTCCCCCGCCAAAAAATGCAATCTGCCCGGGAACTCTTGGGTCGGGAGCTCTGTTAATCGCTCTCAGATCATGAGGAGTTCAGACTATGGGTCGCGGTGTCCTGCTTTGGCTGCTGGGTGTTCCAATTCCAATCATTCTCCTGCTTGCCTTCCTCGGTCGCTGAATGAGGATCGCGTTATGACCAGTACTGCACCGCCAGTCCTGCGCGTCTCAGAGGCGCCGTGGTCTACCGTATCCTGGAGCGCCATCTTTGCCGGCGCGATCGTCGCGACCACGATCAGCCTCGCGTTGCTGTTTCTGTGCGCGGCCGCCGGGTTCATGATGGTCTCGCCATGGTCGGGACAGGGCACGGATCCCAGCACGTTCGCGATCTCGGGCGCTATCGCCATGATCGTCGTGCAATGGGTTTCGTCCGCCTTCGGCGGCTTTGTCACCGGGCGGCTACGCACCCGTTGGGAAAGCCTCCATCAGGATGAAGTGTTCTTCCGGGACACCCTCAACGGCTTTCTGGCCTGGTGTGTCGCGACGCTCGCCGTCGGGGTTCTCGTGAGCTCGTCGGCAACCATGGTGGCACGAACCGGGATCCAGGCCACCGCGACGGTTGCCTCCGGCGCGGCCGCCGGCATCTCACTCGCATCTGCGGGGAGCGAGCCACAGGGCGCGGACCCCACGGCCTATTTCATCGACCTCTTGTTCCGCGCCCCGGCCGGATCGCCCGGACCTGGCCAGGACGCCGCGCCTGAGCGGCTTGAAGCGACACGGATCGTTGTTCGCAGCGTCGTGACCGGCGGGATCAGTCCCTCCGACAAGACCTACCTCGCGCAGATCGCATCAGCGCGCACGGGTCTGAACCAGGACGAGGCGCAGCGTCGCGTTGACGACGTGCTGGCCCAGGTGCAGGCGGCCAAGGTGAAGGCGCAGGAAGCGGCCGATGCGGCTCGCAAGGCAGGAGCGCTCGGATCCCTGTTCGTCTTCCTGTCCCTGCTGATCGGGGCGTTCATCGCCGCGGCGGCCGCAGCCATCGGAGCGAGCTTCAGGGACAATGTCCCGCGGGTCGTCTGAGAACCTCACCACGGATCAAACCATCGTCAGCCGCGCCTTGCGAGAGCAGGTGCGGCTGACGCCGTCTGGGGTCCGGGAGATCTGCGCGGAACGCCAAATCAGACGTCCGGAGGAACGATCGAGAGGCCCGGCTGTTGGCCTGATACCACCGCGCACCGGTCCTTTTCCGGTCCGCTGCGCATCCCGACAGCCACGCATTCAGGGAGGTCCCGCCATGGGCTGGTTCTCGAAGGACATTCAGACGATGGACGATCTGTTCGTCCATACGCTCCGCGACATCTACTACGCGGAGAACCAGATTCTCAAAGCTCTGCCGACGATGATCGACAAGGCGAGCGACGCGCAGCTCAAGGACAGCTTTGCCGCGCATCAACGCGAGACGGAAGGCCAGATCAGCCGCCTTGAAGAGGTGTTCCGGCTGCACGGCGTCGATGTGAAGGGCGTCGACTGCCCGGCGATCGATGGAATTCTCGAGGAGACCGACGAGATCAGCCGCGAGATCGCCGATAAGAAGGTTCTCGATGCCGCGCTCATCGCCGCCGGCCAGGCCGTCGAACACTACGAAATGACCCGATACGGCACGCTCGTGGCCTGGGCCAAGCAGCTCGGCCGCAACGATTGCGCTGCCTTGCTGCAGAAGAACCTCGACGAGGAAAAGGCGGCCGACACCAAGCTGACCTCCCTCGCAGAGGCGCGGATCAACCTGCGCGCCGTCAGCGCCTGAACAACAGCCCTCAACACCGGATCGGTCCCAGCCGAACCGGCACTAGACCAGGCATCGTCGCGGCCCCCGCGATGCAGTCGAACACAAGGAAACGCATCATGCGACGCTCAACTTTGATGGCAGCTACTCTGCTTGGCACACTCGCCCTTCCGGTGGCGGCCTACGCCCAGGCCCAGGTTTCACCAGGCGTGGCGACGGGCGCGACCACCGGCGCGGTCGGCGGCGCGATCGTCGGCGGGCCGATCGGCGCTGTTGTGGGAGGTGTCGGCGGTGCTGTTGTCGGCGCCATCGCTGACAATAACCGCCCGCGCTTCCGCGAATATGTCGTGACGAAGCGCCACCCGTCCTACACCTATCAGTCCGAGGTGGTCGTGGGCGCCGAACTGCCGACCGCTGGCGTTCAGTACTACGAGGTCCCCCCGGACTACGGGCAGACCGAGTACCGCTACACGATCGTCAACAATCGGACGGTCCTGGTCGATCCCCGGACTCATCGGATCGTCCAGGTCATCGACTGATCCCTCCCGCAGGACGAAGGACGGGCGCCCTCGGGCGCCCGTCTTGCGTTGTTCACTCCCCATTCCGGCAGCGAGTCCCCCCATGCTCGATCCTGAGACGACCCGGCAGGCTGATCTTCGAGAGGGTCGAGGTCCCTGGCGCGACAATCGCATCGACCTGCCATGGCAGCCCAACACCGATGAGCGATGCGATATCCTTGTGGTGGGCGCCGGCATAACGGGCGCCCTGGTTGCCCATCATCTGACCGAGCTCGGACATCAGGTCCTGATCATTGATCGCGAAAGTCCGGGTGAGGGCAGCACGGCGGCCAGCACCGCACTGCTGCAATGGGAAATCGACACGCCACTTGGCAAGCTGTGCGACCTCTATGGTTTCGAGCGCGCCAGTCGGACCTATCATCGAAGCTTCCAGGCAGTGCGGGGCCTGAGCGCGCTTGCCGCTGCGCTGCCGGGACCGCATGGGTTGATCCGCCGTCCCACGCTCTATCTTGCGCCGCAGGCAAGCGGTGCCGAGCTTCTGGAGCGCGAACACGCCATGCGCCGACGCGCCGAGCTGCCGGGCGGCCTGCTGACGCGCGCCGACCTGCTCGCCCAGTTCCGCATCGATCGCGAAGGCGCGATCCTGTCGCCCGGTTCGGCCGAGGCGGACCCGTTGGCGCTGGCCCACGCCCTGCTCCGGCAGGCTGCCACCAATGGCGCGCGTCTCCGACACGGCGAAGCTTGCGCCTATGAGCCTCGTATCGGCGGCACTGTCGTGACCTTGGCCGATGGCTCGATCATCGAGGCCTCGCGTGTGGTCCTGGCGACCGGCTATGTCATGCCCGACTTCGCGCGCAGCCCGCTGCACAGCACGGCATCCAGCTTTGTGATTGCGACCGCCCCTCAGTCCAAAGAGAACCTCTGGCGCGACGGCGCTCTCATCTGGGAGGCCTCGGACGACTACATGTACGCCCGGACAACCACGGATAGCCGGATCATCCTCGGCGGAGGCGACGAAGATTGCGAGGATGCCGAAGCACGCGAGCGACTTGGGCCGGCCAAGACCGCGAGCCTGCAGCGCAATCTGGCCGAGCTCTGGCCCCATGCCGATTGCGAGGCTGATCGCGCCTGGTCGGGCGCGTTCGGAAAAACCTCAGACGGCCTGCCTTTGATCGGTCCGATCGCCGGCTATCCCGGTGTCTTCGCCGCCTATGGCTATGGCGGCAATGGCATCACATTCAGCTACATGGCATCCCGCATGATCGGCGCGATGATCGCAGGGGAAACGCGACCGTGGTTCGCCGATTTCTCCATCGACCGCCCCGACCCAGGAGGCTGACCGATCACGGCAGCTGGGGTTCGCCTGCAATCATGCTGCGCACACGCGACGCCAGCGCTTCCATCGCGAAGGGCTTGGTGATCATGGCCATTCCCGGCTCCAGAAAGCCGCCGGCAATGGCCGCGTTCTCGGCGTAGCCGGTCATGAACAACACTTTGAGGTTCGGTCGCTTCATGCGGGCAGCTTCCGCAACCTGCCGGCCGTTGAGCCCAGGCAGGCCGATATCGGTCACCAGGAGATCGATCCGTTCGCCAGACTGAAGAATGTCGAGGCCGGCCGGTCCCGTTGAGGCTTCAATGGCACGGTAGCCAAGTTCGGTCAGGACCTCGACCACCAGGCTGCGAACCACGGCCTCATCCTCAATCACGAGAACAGTCTCGCCGATTTCGGTCGCATGATCGTCGAGCAGGCCGGGCAGAATCTCCTCGTCTGTCGCCTCCCCGCGATAGCGCGGCAGGTAGATCTTGACCGAGGTGCCACGGCCGACCTCGGTGTGAATCTTGGAATAGCCCTCGGACTGGCGGGTGAACCCATAGATCATCGACAGACCAAGGCCTGTCCCCTGGCCAATCGGCTTAGTGGTGAAAAACGGGTCGAAGGCGCGCTCGGCAACATCGGACGTCATGCCGGTGCCGGTATCGCTGACGGCAATGCAGACATATTGCCCAGGCGTCACATCATGGGTGCGGGCCGCATAGGCATCGTCGATCTGGGCATTGCTTGTCTCGATGGTCAGCCGGCCACCATCCGGCATGGCGTCACGGGCATTGATGACCAGATTGAGGATGGCACTTTCCAGCTGGTTCGGATCGCAGCGCGTCAGCCAAAGCGAGGGTTCCGTCACCACGCTGAGCGCAATAGTCTCCCCGATCGTCCGGCGCAGCATGTCCTCCATCGACCCGATCAGCACATTCGCCCGGACGGGCTTCGGGCTCAGCGGTTGGCGGCGCGAGAAGGCGAGAAGGCGGTGTGTCAGGGATGCCGCACGGGTCGCCGCCGTCATGGCACCGGTGACGAAGCGATCAATGTCGTTGGTGCGGCCCTTCGCGATGCGCTTCTGGATGATGTCGAGCGAACCGACGATGCCCTGGAGGAGATTGTTGAAATCGTGGGCGATGCCGCCGGTCAATTGACCGACCGCTTCCATCTTCTGACTTTGACGCAGCGCCTCATGGGCTTCCGTCAAAGCGGCCGTGCGTTCGGCCACCCGCTCCTCAAGCGTTGCCGCCAGACGCGCCAGCGCCTCGACGGCCGACTTCTGGTCCTCGATATCGGTATTTGTGCCCAGCCAACGCCGTGATCCATCCGCAGCGCCGATCACGACCGCGCGGGCAATATGCCAGCGATAGACACCATCGAAGCGGCGAAGTCGAAACTCCACCTGATACGGGGTACCCGTTTCAACCGCGCGAGCCCATGCGACCGCTGAGTGGGCGATATCGTCGGGATGGACCATCAAGGCCCAGTTCGAATTGTCGAGTTCTCCAGGCTTCAACCCGGAATAGTCGTAGACCTGATCGTTGAACCAATCGAGGCGGCCATCTGCGGGCGCCGTCCAGACGTGGTTCGGCATGGCCTGCGCGAAGGTCCGGAATCGCGTCTCGCTCTGGGTGAGGGCCGCTTCGGCCGCCTTGCGCTTTCCAATGTCGAGGAACAGCACGGCGAAGCGTTCCGGGCCGGTCCGGTGGGCGCGTGCCTCGAACCACCGCTCGTCAAGCGTGCCGACGTGGATCTCAAGCGAGGCTGACTGGCCGCTGTCGACCACCCCGGCATAGGCTTCGATCACGGCCTCCTCGATACCCGGCAACACGTCTCGGCAATTGCGTCCGAGCGCTTGCTGGGCGGAAATCCCGGTATGCACCTCGAAGGCGGGATTGAGCTCCAGGAAGCGGAAATCGATCATTCGCCCATCAGCGGAACGGACCGCCTCTGCGAGGAAAAAGCCCTCCTGCATCTGACTGAACAGATCGAGCAGGCGTGCATCGCTCTCCTGCCGGGCCTCCTCCGCCTTCCGCCGATCCGTCACGTCCATCGTCACACCGACGTACCGGCGTCCGGCACTGTTCGGTGTGTCGACGATCTCACCCCTTCGGGCAATCCAGCGTTCTTCGCCAGTATCCCCCCGGTTGATGCGGTACTCGGCATATTCGAGCGGATTGCCGGATGAGATACGGCCCTTGGCCGAGAGCGGCCGATCGCTATCGTTGATCAAGTCGAGCAGCAGGGAATCGGTGGGTACAACGTCGGGAGACAGGCCCCATATGCGCCGGAACTCATCGGAAACTTCGAGAAGGCCCGTATCCGGGAACCACTCGAAGGCCCCGACCCCGCCCGCCTCCTGAGCGATCCGCAGTCGCTCTTCGGCACGCACACGAGCGGTCGTCTCGATGACGATGGCGAGGACCCCGCCGGGGCTTCCGCTCTCGTCAAGGACCGGGCTGTAATCGAGATCGAGCCATACATCCTCGGCGACCCGGCCCCGCTGCAGCACCAGATGCTGGTCCCGGTAACTGAGTGTCTGACCTTCGTCGCGCACCGACTTCAGAATGTGGGCGTTGAATTCGGAGACTTCCGGCCAGCCTTCCAGCACCTTGCTGCCGAGCAGCGTCGGATGCCGCTGGCCGGCAAATTCGGCATAACCGTCGTTGTAGATCATCACGCCATCTGGCCCCCAAAGCAGCACCATCGGCAGCTTGGAGCGCAGCAGCAGGCTGGTCGTGAACTTCAGGCTGACAGGCCAGGCTGACGGCGGGCCTAAGGTTTCAGACCAGTCGCGCGCAAGAATCAGCTCCCCGGCTTCACCACCATGGGCCAGGAATGCAGGTCTATCCTGATGGGATTGGGAGAGCATTGCACCTTTCGAGATCAGCAAGGCCTAAGCACGTTGAACGACCTCTGTGGCTCGGCCAGCGATCTATTGCGAATGCGAGCGGTCCGGGGACTTCTTGGGCAGCAGGCCCGCCAGCTTGGCCGAAAGATCGCGCTGCTGATAGGGCTTTCCCAGGCGGGGCAACGTACTGCTGACGCCGGGCGGCAATTCGGCATAGCCGGTTGCAAGCAAGATCGGAATGTTGGGCCGCAATTGGCGCGCTCGCTCGGCAAGTTCGGCCCCGGTCATGCCCGGCATCGCGTGGTCGGTGACAATGGCGTCGACATGTTCGCCGCTCTCCAGAATGGCGAGCGCTTCCTGCGCGGAGCTGGCTTCTATGACGCGATGACCAAGGTCTTCCAGCATGTCGACCGTGCTCATTGCGATCAGATAGTCGTCATCGACGAACAGAATGGTCGCCTCAGGAACGTCCTTCGGCTTGATTTCATCATCTTCTGACATGCCAATACGCGCCTTGCCGATGCACCTGATATCACCCGACAACAGATCCGAACCCTGATTCGCGCCTCGTGACGCAAAGCCGTTCAACGGCCCTGCTGCCCGGCTCCTAGAATGGAACCGACCTGATCAAACGCACCGGACATGGATCGGTTCCATACCTCCGGAAAGATTGTTCAAGACGCAGAATTCTCAGACTTTTCAGGCCTGTTGACCTGCCGTCACGAGTGGACAACACACCGATCCTCGCTCAGGTTCCCTCTCCAGTCGAAGATGGTTCTATCGCATTCGAGGGCGAGGCGGCTGATCCACGCTTGTACGTGGTCATCCAGTGGAACCCATTTGCGCGCCGCCGAGTTGGTCCCATCGGGCGAACTATGTGATGTCCGAGCCCCCCGAGGAATCCACCGCTTGAGTGCCGCCTCAGACGATTGCCAGGAACAAGCCGGCCCCCCGTTAGGCCACAATGACATCGAAGCGCGACTTCGCGCGCGGGAAGCC
This region of Phreatobacter aquaticus genomic DNA includes:
- a CDS encoding YciE/YciF ferroxidase family protein; amino-acid sequence: MGWFSKDIQTMDDLFVHTLRDIYYAENQILKALPTMIDKASDAQLKDSFAAHQRETEGQISRLEEVFRLHGVDVKGVDCPAIDGILEETDEISREIADKKVLDAALIAAGQAVEHYEMTRYGTLVAWAKQLGRNDCAALLQKNLDEEKAADTKLTSLAEARINLRAVSA
- a CDS encoding ROK family protein encodes the protein MPKQASPAPRREKPSASGLSHGGNDLPSVVVESYNLELRDQNGFIGDRASRSAFNAKLDDWRSRLRKVGTDPLGDAASEDLSKKQLDALMKGDDATAAALVHGAIEDFAQELAKVIRRFIRTNGWKNVERIAAGGGFKESQIGELAIARADVLLKAEGMAIDVQPIHHHPDEAGLIGSAHLLPAWMLAGHDALLAVDIGGSNIRVGVIELNLKKHPDLSRATVWKSDLWRHAEDDPSRTATLKTMVDMLETLIAKAEKAGLALAPIIGIGCPGIIKADGSIDRGGQNLPGGNWESQNFNLPQALKAAIPSIGGHETCTVMHNDAVVQGLAEVPFMQDVKHWAVVTIGTGLGNASFRNRSD
- a CDS encoding glycoside hydrolase family 15 protein, producing MTTHETQGAPLPAMAVIGNCTLAALIDQRASILWACWPRIDGDPLFSALVGGKDPQRGVLRVDMDGVVSTSQSYERNTAILRTVMTAENGSAVRITDFAPRFKQYDRVFRPPMLIRRIEPIAGSPHIRVIIRPTMDYGRFDGQAIPGSNHIRYVSEAGAVRVTSDIPVAYLSSEAKFPLTRPVTLIIHADETFPNSIDDTSAIFLKSTRQYWLDWVRYLSVPFEWQEAVIRAAITLKLCSSEETGAIVAALTTSIPEAAGSGRNWDYRFCWLRDAYFTVHALNKLGATLTMERFLDYTRAVIANEMGGRLKPVYGIVPEQDLREWIADALPGFNGDGPVRIGNEAAQQIQHDVFGSVILAASQMFYDSRLPKMGDVALFQELETLGEAAVASAFQPDAGVWEYRGRQSIHTHSAAMCFAACDKLAQIAAKLDLRAREGYWRNHAETIRSAILERTWNEKEGLFGSSFDGAGADASTLLLHELGVVAADDPRFIRTVETLQKRLTRSGFLLRYDEKDDFGLPSTSFNICTFWLAEALHAIGRVDEAREIFEGLLARRNHVGLLSEDMDPITGDLWGNFPQTYSMVGIIVTAMRLSKPWVH
- a CDS encoding CHASE3 domain-containing protein, translating into MPTTRQRFLLTSLLSLVAGFSFLGIVVIASFALVTYQQDAQRGVEQALDIESDLHGLFSLLQDAETGQRGFLLSGDETYLAPYLAAITVIDREVDELAAKLRRNGRDLGALTRLHDVMREKLAEMASTIARKRAGDEAGAQAIVRSSGGQALMTRARDITRQMRIEQGLVLEQRRSELADARWRLRAVILAAAILVALVALLTIWTSWRQTADLLASRDELKLANAKLIDQALQREKLEETLRQSQKMDAIGQLTGGLAHDFNNMLAIITGSLGIVQRRLRRGDTAIEKFIDNAMEGADRAATLTHRLLAFSRQQPLAPKSIDVNKFVAGMADLLHRTLGEQIRLETVLAGGLWRTHADSSQLENAILNLAVNARDAMGEGGRLTIETQNASLDDDYSAAHFEVPAGQYVLIAVSDTGSGMPPDVIRRAFDPFFTTKGLGKGTGLGLSQVFGFVKQSAGHVKIYSELGQGTTMKVYLPRFMGPEMITETPTAGRALPVAGANEVVLVVEDEERVRHLSVESLRELGYTVLEADGASAALRIIDSRPDIALLFTDVVMPDVNGRKLADEALRRRPGLRVLYTTGYTRNAIVHNGMLDHGTHLVSKPFTMEQLANKVREALAG
- the otsB gene encoding trehalose-phosphatase; amino-acid sequence: MLDNDPDHDRPEAIAPLILATPSAYALFVDFDGTLADIAPSPEQVKVEPGLPQDIIRLQGLLGGAVAVVTGRRISEVNRHLAPAQLPGSGLHGLEFRSAPFGAEETTGHAEQIGIGLPPALFDAVVALTRAMTGVRLENKGPILSIHYRQAPEFASELGIKLARLLNEQSFGFHVKQGRAVFELIPNGTSKGTALAEIMRHAPFAGRRPIMIGDDLADEEAFAVARAADGWGLTVRGEHFHAGDESFGSASEVRRWLSALAGVAATSDGQTAAATESGI